The Pecten maximus chromosome 11, xPecMax1.1, whole genome shotgun sequence genome has a segment encoding these proteins:
- the LOC117337866 gene encoding uncharacterized protein LOC117337866, protein MANKGVEPRAARSVHLRYKVPDSATSARNTICVRRCQTGTYFCAINFRCGYMGIQQLYDGKKVVIFSVWDNKTDDDPDVDRQAKATYKGEGVDIQRFGGEGTGLRCLLPYNWEIDEDTPFRVDAETDGKWTAYSGHYFDQRKNSWFHIATLKTLTEGKLICDCAAFVEDFRRDGKSFHEKRKACFCDFQFLVGDRWTKCDEARFTADQNPVLNINAGCEGNQFFVLETGGDTCNCDTPLNGTVKIE, encoded by the coding sequence ATGGCCAACAAAGGCGTGGAACCACGTGCCGCTCGGTCTGTCCACCTCAGATACAAAGTGCCCGATTCCGCCACTTCCGCCCGAAACACCATTTGTGTCCGTCGTTGTCAGACCGGTACATATTTCTGCGCTATCAACTTCCGGTGTGGATATATGGGGATTCAACAGTTGTATGACGGGAAAAAGGTTGTTATATTTTCCGTCTGGGATAATAAGACTGATGATGACCCGGATGTTGACCGACAAGCAAAGGCTACATACAAAGGTGAAGGTGTAGACATCCAGAGATTCGGAGGTGAGGGCACGGGCCTTCGGTGCCTTTTACCATACAACTGGGAAATAGATGAAGATACACCATTCCGAGTGGATGCAGAGACGGACGGCAAATGGACAGCCTACTCCGGACATTACTTTGACCAGAGGAAGAACTCGTGGTTCCATATCGCTACGCTCAAGACTTTGACAGAAGGAAAGTTGATTTGCGATTGTGCCGCATTCGTTGAAGATTTTCGGCGCGACGGGAAAAGTTTTCATGAGAAAAGGAAAGCATGCTTTTGTGATTTCCAATTCTTAGTAGGAGATCGATGGACGAAATGTGACGAGGCACGCTTCACAGCTGATCAAAACCCAGTCTTAAATATCAATGCTGGATGTGAGGGGAATCAGTTTTTCGTTTTGGAAACTGGTGGTGATACCTGCAATTGTGATACACCCCTGAATGGTACTGTGAAAATTGAATGA